In Vagococcus luciliae, one genomic interval encodes:
- the dprA gene encoding DNA-processing protein DprA: MHQLLIFRLKHTKGIGNIGRLKLLPYLMANPFDYCFETMLKIAEIKPKYHAIFVETFNESLKITEEDLALYMEEYGMITFLDKEYPEQLSYIYNPPVALFYKGKKELLQTPMLSIIGSRKQTDFGKEMIESLMPDLINNQLTIVSGLAKGNDTSAHKLAIRRQGNTIGVLGFGLNRVYPKENQRLQEYMYQNQLVITEYLPNESPLPYHFPERNRIIAGLSLGTLVVEAKKRSGTFITAQLALEEGRSVFAIPNNPLIKESEGCLLLIKDGAKCVQSSSDILEEL, encoded by the coding sequence ATGCATCAATTACTTATTTTTCGTCTGAAACATACAAAAGGGATTGGAAATATTGGTCGGTTGAAACTATTACCATATTTAATGGCAAATCCATTTGATTATTGCTTTGAAACAATGTTGAAAATTGCAGAAATAAAGCCAAAATACCACGCAATTTTTGTGGAAACGTTTAATGAAAGTCTGAAAATAACGGAAGAAGATTTGGCTTTATATATGGAAGAGTATGGCATGATTACCTTTTTAGATAAGGAGTATCCAGAGCAATTATCATACATCTATAATCCACCTGTTGCTTTATTTTATAAAGGGAAGAAAGAATTATTGCAAACACCTATGTTATCCATTATTGGTTCAAGGAAACAGACTGACTTTGGAAAAGAGATGATTGAATCATTAATGCCTGATTTAATCAATAACCAATTAACAATTGTTAGTGGATTAGCAAAGGGGAATGATACATCTGCTCACAAATTAGCTATTCGAAGACAGGGAAACACAATTGGTGTATTGGGCTTTGGATTAAATCGAGTGTACCCTAAAGAGAATCAGCGACTGCAAGAGTATATGTATCAAAATCAATTGGTGATAACAGAATATTTACCAAATGAATCACCACTTCCTTATCACTTTCCAGAACGAAACCGAATCATCGCAGGTCTTTCATTGGGAACACTTGTGGTTGAGGCAAAAAAGAGAAGTGGTACGTTCATTACAGCTCAACTAGCATTAGAAGAAGGAAGAAGTGTTTTTGCTATTCCAAATAATCCATTGATAAAGGAATCAGAAGGTTGTTTGTTGCTTATTAAAGATGGAGCAAAATGTGTTCAATCAAGTTCAGATATTTTAGAAGAATTATAG
- the topA gene encoding type I DNA topoisomerase — protein MSYKYLVIVESPAKAKTIEKYLGRNYKVVASVGHIRDLPKSKMGIDIENNFEPHYINIRGKGPVIKDLKKYAKKAEKVYLAADPDREGEAIAWHLAHILDLDLNDKNRVVFNEITKEAVKQAFKEPRKINIDLVDAQQARRILDRLVGYSISPLLWKKVKKGLSAGRVQSVALKMIIDREEEIRQFKPEEYWSIPGTFLKNKAKFSANFYGVDGKKMKLSNENDVKQITEKLTGRDYDVVKVTKKERKRNPANPFTTSSLQQEAARKLNFRTRKTMMVAQQLYEGIKLGKGQGTVGLITYMRTDSTRLSDTAKSEAYDFIVETYGQEFFDSKKKPAKKAEGAQDAHEAIRPSSVMRTPESIKEYLDKDQFKLYSLIWSRMVASLMSPAIMDTMRVDLTQNGIIFIANGSKVKFPGFMKVYVEGKDEGKEEKDNILPDLEVGDVVKSVDIEPKQHFTQPPARYSEATLVKTLEEQGVGRPSTYAPTLETIQRRYYVKLNARRFEPTELGEIVNTIMCEYFPQIVDTTFTAGMEKDLDAIAEHKEQWVDVISRFYHPFSKELSTAEEKMEKIQIKDEPAGFDCEVCGSPMVIKLGKYGKFYACSNFPDCRNTKAIVKKIGVTCPTCKKGDVIEKKTKKNRIFYGCDRYPDCEFTSWDKPIGRDCPKCSHYLVQKKVRGGMQIICSNCDYQEDVQK, from the coding sequence ATGAGTTACAAATATTTAGTGATTGTGGAATCCCCTGCTAAAGCTAAAACGATAGAGAAATATCTCGGAAGAAATTATAAAGTCGTAGCGAGCGTTGGGCATATTAGAGATTTGCCTAAAAGTAAAATGGGTATTGATATTGAAAATAATTTTGAGCCTCACTATATAAATATTAGAGGAAAAGGCCCTGTCATTAAGGATTTAAAGAAATATGCTAAAAAGGCCGAAAAAGTTTATCTCGCAGCCGATCCGGACCGTGAAGGGGAAGCGATTGCGTGGCATTTAGCTCATATTTTAGACTTAGATTTAAATGATAAAAACCGTGTTGTATTTAACGAAATTACAAAAGAAGCTGTTAAACAAGCGTTTAAAGAACCTAGAAAAATAAATATTGATTTAGTCGATGCACAACAAGCAAGACGTATTTTAGACAGACTGGTTGGGTATTCTATTAGTCCTCTATTATGGAAGAAAGTTAAAAAAGGATTGAGTGCTGGTCGTGTACAATCGGTAGCTTTAAAAATGATTATTGACCGTGAAGAAGAAATCAGACAGTTTAAACCAGAAGAATATTGGAGTATTCCAGGGACGTTTTTGAAAAACAAAGCAAAATTCTCAGCTAATTTCTATGGAGTAGATGGGAAAAAGATGAAGTTATCGAATGAGAATGATGTCAAACAAATCACGGAAAAATTAACTGGTCGAGATTATGATGTTGTTAAAGTGACGAAAAAAGAACGTAAAAGAAACCCTGCTAATCCATTTACAACAAGTAGTTTGCAACAAGAAGCTGCGCGTAAACTAAATTTCAGAACAAGAAAAACCATGATGGTAGCTCAACAACTTTACGAGGGAATTAAACTTGGTAAAGGTCAAGGGACAGTTGGTTTAATTACATACATGAGAACAGACTCAACAAGACTGTCGGATACAGCTAAAAGTGAAGCATATGATTTTATTGTTGAGACATACGGACAAGAGTTTTTTGACTCTAAGAAAAAGCCAGCGAAAAAAGCAGAAGGCGCACAAGATGCCCATGAAGCCATTCGTCCATCAAGTGTGATGCGTACACCTGAATCAATTAAAGAATACTTAGATAAAGATCAATTTAAATTGTATTCGCTAATTTGGTCTCGTATGGTTGCTAGCTTAATGTCACCAGCAATTATGGATACGATGCGCGTTGATTTAACGCAAAATGGTATCATTTTTATAGCCAATGGTTCTAAAGTGAAATTCCCAGGATTTATGAAAGTTTATGTTGAGGGAAAAGATGAAGGAAAAGAAGAAAAAGATAATATCTTGCCTGATTTAGAGGTAGGAGACGTTGTCAAATCAGTTGATATCGAACCAAAACAACATTTTACTCAACCGCCAGCTAGATATAGTGAAGCAACACTTGTTAAGACATTGGAAGAACAAGGTGTTGGTCGCCCATCAACCTATGCACCCACTCTTGAAACGATTCAACGACGTTATTACGTTAAATTAAACGCTAGACGTTTTGAACCAACTGAACTTGGTGAGATTGTTAATACGATTATGTGTGAGTATTTCCCACAAATTGTTGATACAACCTTTACAGCCGGAATGGAAAAAGATTTGGATGCTATTGCAGAACACAAAGAACAATGGGTAGATGTTATTAGTCGATTCTACCATCCATTTTCAAAAGAATTGTCAACTGCCGAAGAAAAAATGGAAAAAATTCAGATTAAAGATGAGCCAGCAGGATTTGATTGTGAAGTATGTGGTTCGCCAATGGTGATTAAATTAGGTAAATATGGGAAATTTTATGCTTGTAGTAATTTCCCTGATTGTCGCAACACAAAAGCAATCGTTAAAAAAATTGGTGTAACATGTCCTACATGTAAAAAAGGTGATGTCATCGAGAAGAAAACGAAAAAGAATCGTATTTTTTATGGATGCGACCGATACCCTGATTGTGAATTTACATCGTGGGATAAACCAATTGGACGCGACTGTCCTAAGTGTAGTCACTATCTTGTACAGAAAAAAGTTCGTGGTGGTATGCAGATTATTTGCAGTAACTGCGACTATCAAGAAGACGTGCAAAAATAA
- the trmFO gene encoding methylenetetrahydrofolate--tRNA-(uracil(54)-C(5))-methyltransferase (FADH(2)-oxidizing) TrmFO, whose translation MTENRVTVIGAGLAGSEAAWQAAESGAQVDLYEMRKIKKTPAHHTDQFAELVCTNSLRANGITNAAGLLKEEMRQFGSVIIAAADKTQVPAGGALAVDRESFSEEVTKQVSNHPNITVHHEEITEIPTEGITVIATGPLTSEPLAESIKEFTESEGLYFYDAAAPIIEKSSIDMNKVYLKSRYDKGEAAYLNCPMTKEEFYAFREALVNAEVAPLKSFEKEKFFEGCMPIEVMANRGEKTMTFGPLKPVGLEDPKTGKRPYAVVQLRQDNAAASLYNIVGFQTHLKWGEQKRIIQMIPGLENAEIVRYGVMHRNTFMNSPELLDPTYQSRKKPTLFFAGQMTGVEGYVESAASGILAGRNAARLAQGKEPIVLPQETAIGGMAHYITHTSGKHFQPMNVNFGLFPELPERIRDKKERYTQIANRALEATKESLTLFEK comes from the coding sequence ATGACAGAGAATAGAGTAACGGTTATTGGAGCAGGACTAGCTGGAAGTGAAGCAGCATGGCAAGCAGCAGAGTCAGGAGCTCAAGTTGATTTATATGAAATGAGAAAAATTAAAAAAACACCAGCACACCACACAGATCAATTTGCTGAATTAGTTTGTACGAACTCATTAAGAGCAAATGGTATTACAAATGCTGCTGGTTTATTAAAAGAAGAGATGAGACAATTTGGTTCAGTTATTATTGCAGCTGCGGATAAAACACAAGTTCCTGCTGGTGGTGCGTTAGCTGTTGATAGAGAAAGTTTTTCTGAAGAAGTAACAAAACAAGTATCTAATCATCCAAATATTACCGTTCATCATGAAGAGATTACTGAAATTCCAACTGAAGGTATTACAGTGATTGCGACTGGTCCTTTAACAAGTGAACCTTTAGCGGAAAGTATCAAAGAATTTACTGAGTCAGAAGGATTATATTTTTATGATGCAGCAGCACCAATCATAGAAAAGTCGTCTATTGATATGAATAAAGTGTATTTGAAATCTCGTTATGACAAAGGTGAGGCAGCATATCTTAATTGTCCAATGACAAAAGAAGAATTTTATGCTTTTAGAGAAGCGTTAGTTAATGCAGAGGTTGCTCCTTTAAAATCATTTGAAAAAGAAAAATTCTTTGAAGGGTGTATGCCAATTGAAGTTATGGCAAATCGTGGTGAAAAAACGATGACATTTGGTCCATTAAAACCAGTTGGATTGGAAGATCCAAAAACAGGTAAACGTCCATATGCTGTTGTTCAACTCCGTCAAGATAATGCGGCAGCATCACTTTATAATATTGTTGGATTCCAAACGCATTTAAAATGGGGCGAACAAAAACGTATTATTCAAATGATTCCTGGATTAGAGAACGCAGAAATCGTGAGATATGGTGTGATGCATCGAAATACGTTTATGAATTCACCGGAATTACTTGATCCAACGTATCAATCACGTAAGAAACCAACGTTATTCTTTGCTGGTCAAATGACTGGTGTAGAAGGTTATGTTGAAAGTGCAGCAAGTGGTATCTTAGCAGGACGAAATGCAGCTAGACTTGCACAAGGAAAAGAACCAATTGTACTGCCACAAGAAACAGCGATTGGTGGTATGGCACACTATATCACACATACATCTGGGAAACATTTCCAACCGATGAATGTAAACTTTGGTTTATTCCCAGAGTTACCAGAGAGAATTCGTGATAAAAAAGAACGTTACACACAAATTGCTAATCGAGCACTTGAAGCGACAAAAGAGTCGTTAACATTATTTGAGAAATAG
- the xerC gene encoding tyrosine recombinase XerC — translation MLFLRYLVDERHYSLQTKHAYEDDVTHFFEFLEETGNSDYLNITFQDARVYLAYLHDKEYSRNTISRKISSLRSFYQFLIKNEWIKDNPFSYIQMKKKNNKLPNFLYEKEIAILFDSVSGQSLLDKRNRALLELLYATGIRVSECVSIELNDLDIDNGIVLINGKGGKQRYVPFGSFCTDALIDYISTTRVELMIKYQCTHEKLFINHHGQALTAKGVQYILDKLIKKSSLTTNIHPHIFRHTFATHLLDNGADMRTVQELLGHSSLSSTQIYTHVTTSALQKNYRNFHPRA, via the coding sequence GTGTTATTTTTAAGATATCTAGTAGATGAGCGACATTATTCATTACAAACAAAACACGCCTATGAGGATGATGTCACACATTTTTTTGAGTTTTTGGAAGAAACAGGAAATTCTGACTATTTAAACATCACGTTTCAAGATGCTCGAGTATATTTAGCTTATCTTCATGATAAAGAATATAGTCGTAATACGATTAGTCGGAAAATTTCGAGTCTTCGCTCTTTTTATCAATTTTTAATCAAAAATGAGTGGATTAAAGATAATCCATTTAGTTATATACAAATGAAAAAAAAGAATAATAAATTACCAAATTTTTTATATGAAAAGGAAATTGCTATTTTATTCGATTCGGTATCAGGTCAGTCACTATTAGACAAACGAAACCGAGCGTTACTAGAATTATTGTATGCTACAGGGATTCGTGTGTCAGAATGTGTTTCAATTGAATTAAATGATTTAGATATAGATAATGGGATTGTATTAATTAATGGAAAAGGTGGCAAACAACGGTACGTTCCTTTTGGGTCATTTTGCACGGATGCATTGATTGATTATATCTCAACAACTCGGGTAGAATTAATGATTAAATATCAATGTACTCATGAAAAGTTGTTTATTAATCATCATGGACAAGCATTAACGGCGAAAGGTGTGCAATATATATTGGATAAGCTAATTAAAAAAAGTAGTTTAACAACAAATATTCATCCACATATTTTTAGACATACGTTTGCCACACATTTGTTAGATAATGGAGCAGATATGAGAACGGTTCAAGAATTATTAGGACATTCTAGTTTGTCTTCTACTCAAATATATACGCACGTTACAACTAGTGCATTACAAAAAAATTATCGGAATTTTCATCCGAGAGCTTAG
- the hslV gene encoding ATP-dependent protease subunit HslV, whose amino-acid sequence MGYTTFHSTTICAVEKDGKFAMAGDGQVTMGESVVMKGTARKVRRIYNDEVVVGFAGSVADAFNLEGKFEEKLNQYKGNLMRAAVELAMQWRSDRAMQKLEAMLIVMNDKEMLVVSGTGEVIAPDDGILAIGSGGNYALAAARALKRDGRDDLTAGEIAKAALNVAGDICVYTNHNIIVEEL is encoded by the coding sequence ATGGGATATACAACATTTCACTCAACAACTATTTGTGCAGTAGAAAAAGACGGAAAATTTGCTATGGCTGGCGATGGCCAAGTAACCATGGGTGAATCAGTCGTGATGAAAGGGACAGCTAGAAAAGTTAGACGTATTTATAACGATGAAGTTGTCGTAGGATTTGCCGGTAGTGTGGCTGATGCGTTTAATCTTGAAGGAAAATTTGAAGAAAAACTAAATCAATACAAAGGTAACCTGATGCGTGCAGCTGTTGAACTTGCCATGCAGTGGCGTAGTGATCGCGCTATGCAAAAATTAGAGGCAATGCTCATTGTAATGAATGATAAAGAAATGCTCGTTGTTTCAGGTACTGGAGAAGTCATTGCACCAGATGATGGCATTTTAGCGATTGGCTCTGGTGGTAATTATGCTTTAGCAGCAGCTAGAGCGCTAAAACGAGATGGTCGCGATGATTTAACAGCAGGAGAAATTGCTAAAGCAGCTTTAAACGTTGCAGGAGATATTTGTGTATACACAAACCACAACATTATTGTAGAAGAATTATAG